The nucleotide window TGCCGACAAGACTTTGCCATAGCTGTATAATATTGCCTTTTACAGGGCTGTTTTGTTGTATCAGGTGGCTGAAATAGCTATTGAAAAAATACTCCTGCCACTGTTGCATAAATAATTCAAGGGAACATTGACTATGTATATCAACGTTCACTGTACCCATACAAACATTGCCGTTGGGGTGGACATTGAAGAATGGTGCATGGTAGAGTGGGGTGTCCATTTCCAGTTCCGTTTCCTTTTTCAGGGCATAGATATTTAGCTGTTCCCTGCCCGCTAGCCATAATAATTCAGGGATGGCTGCCTTGCCCGATGGAATGTCTAATTCGTTTTTAAATAAAAGGTTTACCCTCATGGCGGGGGTATGCCATAGCGCATAACCGAGCCTGCC belongs to Mucilaginibacter boryungensis and includes:
- a CDS encoding PRTRC system protein B; amino-acid sequence: MKDISKSFGSLYHPFKAIILYKEKEGDKRVYAESYDMSNEGYPVNAHPLSVREGASLAKALDTGCELEQSFLQPAGLLPKNLLYMKHGRLGYALWHTPAMRVNLLFKNELDIPSGKAAIPELLWLAGREQLNIYALKKETELEMDTPLYHAPFFNVHPNGNVCMGTVNVDIHSQCSLELFMQQWQEYFFNSYFSHLIQQNSPVKGNIIQLWQSLVGTKKIFPQSQLVKNGRTIKNLIR